The Rhizobium leguminosarum region GCGTGTCGACAACCGGGAGTAAGAAGATGCAGAGCCTACCGAACCGTTTTGTCTACAACGCGAACCCGTCGCGTGTTGTCTTCGGGACAGGCACGATCGAAAGCCTGCCGTCCGAGGTCGAACGACTTGACCTCAAGCGAGTGCTGGTCCTGTCCACACCCCAGCAGGTGGAACTGGCCGAGGCGCTCTCCTCCCGGTTGGGAGACAAGGCGGCCGGTATCTTCAGCGGCGCGACGATGCACACGCCTGTCGCGGTGACAGAGGAAGCGATGAAGGTCGCCGCGGAGACTGGCGCTGACGGGATCCTTGCCGCCGGCGGTGGATCAACCACGGGTCTGGGCAAAGCGCTGGCGTTGCGCACCGGTCTTCCGCAGATCGTCATTCCGACGACATATGCCGGTTCCGAAATGACCCCGATCCTCGGCGAAACAGCGGATGGCGTGAAGAAGACCGTCACGACGCCGAAGGTCCTTCCGAACGTCGTGATCTATGACGTTGACCTGACCATGTCTCTGCCGGCATCGCTCTCAGGGACGAGCGGCATCAACGCAATCGCGCATGCCGTCGAGGCTCTCTACGCAAGGGATAAGAACCCGATCATCGACCTCATGGCGAGCGAGTCGATCGCCGCTCTCGCTGGAGCGCTTCCGGCGATTAGCCTCGATCCAGGCAACACGGACGCTCGACGCAAGGCTTTGTATGGCGCATGGCTTGCCGGCGTTTGCCTCGGCGCGGTCGGCATGTCGCTGCACCACAAGCTATGTCACACACTCGGCGGTACTTTCGATCTTCCCCATGCCGAAACGCACACGATCGTCTTACCGCACGCCCTCGCCTACAATGCATCGGCCATCCCCGACGTCATCGAGCGCCTTCGCGGCGTCCTGGGTTCCGAGAACCCTGCCCTCGCGCTCTACGACCTCGCCGATGCCGTGGGTGCGCGCAGAGCGTTGAAGGATATCGGAATGCCGGAGGATGGCATTTCGGAAGCCTGCTCGATCGCCCTTTCCAATCCCTACTGGAACCCGCGTCCGCTCGAACGTGAGCCGTTGGAACGCTTGCTTCAGCGGGCTTGGGCCGGCTCCCCCCGGTTATGGAGTAAGGTTATGCCATCCATTCGATTCTCGCTTCCCGATAATGTTGTTGTCACCGGCACGGCGTCCGGCCTCGGACTCGAAGTGGGACGGCTCTTGCTGGCCCAGGGCTGCCGCGTTGTCGGGGTCGACACCGCGACATCGGAGCTCGAAGGACGGGCTGGCTACCAGCAGGTGACCGCGTCGGTTGCCGAAAGCGAAACCTGGGATCGCGTGACCTCGGCCATCGATAGCGCCGGCCCTGGCTCGCTGGGCCTTGTGTCCTGCGCGGCGATCCTCGACGTGGCCACCGTTCCCAGCTTGAGCCGGGCGACCATCGACAAGGTGATGGCCGTCAACGTAACTGGCACGGCGCTCGGAATGGCGGCGCTCATCCCGCGCATGGAGGCGGCAGGCGGCGGATCCATCGTAGCAGTCGCGTCGATCAATGCCAGCCTCGCCGAGCAGCAGCTCGCGATCTACAACGCCTCCAAGGCGGCTGTTCGCCAGCTGGCAAGAACGGCGGCTCTCGATCATGCCCGCAAGGGCGTTCGCATCAATGTGTTGAGCCCCGGTCCCATGATGGCAGGACTTTTCAAGCGCCACGCCGAAAGCGCGATCGACACCGAGAAGTTTGTCGCGACGCGGGCCAACCGACAGCCGCAAGGGCGGATCCTGGAGGCGGAGGAAGTTGCGCGTGCAGCTCTCTTCCTTCTGTCCGACGGGGCGTCCGCATTGCTGGGCGCAGACATCATTGCTGACGGCGGACTGACCACCGGCTTCGACTTCCGGACAGGCGCCGAAGGCGCCTCGGTCTGAGGATCAATTTGTAGGAGGAAAAAATGGAATCTGGGCTCAGCGGCAAGAAGGTCATAATCACCGGGGCGGCCAACGGTATCGGGCGCGCCACAGCGCTCGCCTTCGCCAAGGAGGGCGCGATTGTTGGCCTTCTCGATATCGACGCCAAAGGCCTCGACGAAGTGGCCGGACTTGTACGGCAGCACGACGGCGCGGCGATAACCGCGAAGGCTGACCTTTCGACCGCGAATGGCGTCGATGGCGGCATGAGCGAGCTTTTGGGAGCTCTGGATGGCCATGTCGACATACTCGTCAACAATGTCGGCGCCGGCGCGGTTCGCAGCTTCGACGACGTCGACGATGATGCCTGGCAGTCGACCCTGTCGCTCAACTTCATGAGCTACGTTCGGGCAACCCGGAAGGCGCTGCCGATCCTCCGCGAAAATGGTGGCGTGATCATCAACAACGCTTCGGATCTCGCCCGCCAGCCCGAACCGGTTCCCGTTGACTACTCTGTTTCCAAGGCTGCGATTCTCGCCCTGACCAAGGCGTTGGCTCGCGCAGAAGCACCCAAGATCCGCGTCAACGCAGTGGCGCCCGGTCCCATCTGGTCGCCCTTCTGGGACAAGCCTGGCGGGTTCGCCGAGACCATGGGCAAGTATCACAAGATGGAACCGCATGCCGCCGTCGAACATGAGATGAAGCTTCGCCAGCTGCCGTTGCAGCGGCTTGGCACTCCGGAAGAAGTCGCCAATGTCATCGTGTTCCTGGCCTCCGATCTGGCATCCTATGTGACGTCCTCCGTCTGGGGTGTAGACGGCGGTTCTGTCCGCTCCATCGTCTGACATGACCGCCTCTGGTTCGGCCGCCCGAATTGCGGGCGGCCTCGAATTCATCGTTGCGGTCGTCTGCGGCGCGATCGTCGCCAACCTCTATTTCGCGCAGCCTGTGGTCGGCGAAATCGGCGTTGCGCTGGGCGTGTCACCCGAGCGGGCAGGCCTGATTGTCACTCTTACCCAGCTGGGGTACTGCTGGGGCTTGCTGCTGCTCGTCCCTCTCGGAGACATCCTCGAGAACCGCCGACTGGCGCTTTCGGTGCTGGCGGTCGGCTTCATCGCGGCCGTGACAATGGCCGTCACGAAATCGCACCTCGTTTTTCTGCTGGCATCCATCGGGCTCGGCGTTGGTTCGGTGTCGGTGCAAATTCTCCTGCCCTACGCTGCGGCTCTGGCGGACCCGCAGCGACAAGGCGTGGTTGTCGGGCGGGTTATGGCGGGGATCCTGACCGGCATAATGTTGTCCCGGCCCGTCTCCGTGCTGATCGCCGGCGCGCTCGGATGGCGATCGGTTTTTGGGCTGGCGGCGGTTGTCTGCGTCCTCGCGGCCGTTTCGATCTGGCGCCGCATGCCGCCTCGGAAACCGGACAGTACGACAAGCTATGCCGGGATCATCCGATCCCTGTTCTCTGCGGCTACGAACAACCGGCTATTGCAGCGTCGCGCGGCCTACCAGTTCCTCATGTTCTACTCCTATACGCTCTTCTGGACCGCGCTACCCTTGCTGTTGTTCGGGGCGGCTTATGGGATGAACCATTTGCAGGTTAGTCTCGTCGCGCTCGCGGGAGCGAGCGGCGCCGCCATGTCTCCCGTTGCCGGCAAGATTGCCGATCGCGGACTCATCATTCCCGGTACGACGATCGCCCTCGCGGTCGGGTTCTGGCCTGGGTCATCGTGGCATTCGGCGCATCCGGCGGCGCAATCGGTGTCATCGTCCTGACGCTTGGGGCAATCGTGCTCGACGGCGCCGTGCCGGTCTCTCTGGTGATGAGCCAGCGCGAACTCTTTGCTGCACACCCCGAACAGCGTGCCCGTCTCAATGGGCTGTTTATGGCAGTGTTCTTTGTCGGGGGCGCACTTGGTGCGAGCATAGGCGTCTGGGCCTTCGAGACCCAGGGCTGGCTTGGCGTGACGGTCGCCGGCGCTGCTGGTCCAGCCGCGGCGCTGACGCTTCATTTGATTTCCACGGCCAGGCTGTCGACCACTATTGTAGGAGGAACCTCGAAATGAAAGCAGCTCGTTTCTATGCCAAAGGCGATGTACGTGTCGAAGATATCGACAAGCCAATGGCGCTCCAACCGGACGAGGTGCTCGTTCGGAACAAGTTCTGCGGCATCTGCGGTACCGACCTGCATGAGTTCGCCGATGGCCCACATTTCATCGCGACGTGCCGAACGCCTTTTCTGGGGCCTCCATCCCGGCGATCCTGGGGCATGAATTCAGCGGCGAGATCGAAGCTGTCGGCGCAGACGTCAAACACCTGCGTCCTGGCGACCGTGTTGCGATCCAGCCCCACATGGGACCAGCCGACGGATACTTCGGGGTACGCGGCCTGCATTTCCTGGGGACGCGGGGCGCTGCCACCGGCCTGACCTGGAACTGGGGTGGCTTTGCCGATTATGCGGTCATGAAGGCCTACGCCACGGTGAAAATGCCGGACGGGCTGAGCTACGAACAGGGTGCAATGGTCGAGCCTGCTGCGGTTGCGGTGACGGCCATCGACAGAAGCGGCCTGGAGCCTGGGGGGGCGATCCTGATCACCGGCGGCGGCCCGATCGGCGCCCTCGCCGTCATGGCGGCGCACGTCGCTGGCGCCGGCAAGATCGTCGTGAGCGAACCCAACGCTACCCGGCGCGAGCGCATCGAGAACCTTGGTATCCCGGTCGTCACGGTGGATCCCACGGCAGTTTCACTTGGCAGTTCGCCCGCGACAACACGTTCGAAGGCCTCGGCTTCGATGCCGCCATCGAGTGTGCAGGCAATCCTCGGGCCATAACCGATTGCATCAAGGCGGTCCGCCCGCAGGCGACAGTGGTCCTTATCGGACTCACAAATGCTAAGGTGGAGTTCTCCCCATTCGACCTCATCACCCGCGACATTCGTCTGCAGGGGTCACTGTGTTATCCGACGACGCTGTGGCCAAGGATCTACTCGATGATCGAGAGCGGACGCCTGCCTGTAGAGCGCCTGATCGACGAAACGATCTCCGTCGACGATATCATCGAGAAGGGATTCAAGCCCCTCCTCGATCCGGCCGGCATCAAGATGAAGATCCTCGTGCAACTGAACGCCTAGATGAAATGACGCCGGGGTGTGCCGCTGTCGCTGCGGCACACCTGAATGGTTCCTAGCCATGACACGGTTGAAGAGACCGCTCACGACTCCTATCAAAATAACGGTGCTGATCCGCGAACTCTTTCGCCTTTCCAGACAGAGTTCTTAGCAGCTTCGGTAGCGTTGTCCGGCCAGAAATCAAAGGTACAAATTTCGGCCCGGCGAGACTGTGCGGTCAGTTTCGCATGCGAGTTCGGAGCAGCGGAGAGCCTGTCCATAGGGCGATGCTCAAGCTCCCCAAAAAAGAGCGAGGCTGCACGCCCGCCGAGGGGTGCTGCCTCGCTGATGCGCCTGGGAGGACGCGAGCTAAATAGGTTTCAAACACGAAGTCGAATGTGGCTTCCCCTTTCGACTTTGCGCTCGCGAACGGCACGAAATCGATGATGAGAAGGCAGCGCCGATCA contains the following coding sequences:
- a CDS encoding alcohol dehydrogenase catalytic domain-containing protein, which produces MPNAFSGASIPAILGHEFSGEIEAVGADVKHLRPGDRVAIQPHMGPADGYFGVRGLHFLGTRGAATGLTWNWGGFADYAVMKAYATVKMPDGLSYEQGAMVEPAAVAVTAIDRSGLEPGGAILITGGGPIGALAVMAAHVAGAGKIVVSEPNATRRERIENLGIPVVTVDPTAVSLGSSPATTRSKASASMPPSSVQAILGP
- a CDS encoding MFS transporter is translated as MAFGASGGAIGVIVLTLGAIVLDGAVPVSLVMSQRELFAAHPEQRARLNGLFMAVFFVGGALGASIGVWAFETQGWLGVTVAGAAGPAAALTLHLISTARLSTTIVGGTSK
- a CDS encoding SDR family NAD(P)-dependent oxidoreductase, whose product is MESGLSGKKVIITGAANGIGRATALAFAKEGAIVGLLDIDAKGLDEVAGLVRQHDGAAITAKADLSTANGVDGGMSELLGALDGHVDILVNNVGAGAVRSFDDVDDDAWQSTLSLNFMSYVRATRKALPILRENGGVIINNASDLARQPEPVPVDYSVSKAAILALTKALARAEAPKIRVNAVAPGPIWSPFWDKPGGFAETMGKYHKMEPHAAVEHEMKLRQLPLQRLGTPEEVANVIVFLASDLASYVTSSVWGVDGGSVRSIV
- a CDS encoding MFS transporter, translated to MTASGSAARIAGGLEFIVAVVCGAIVANLYFAQPVVGEIGVALGVSPERAGLIVTLTQLGYCWGLLLLVPLGDILENRRLALSVLAVGFIAAVTMAVTKSHLVFLLASIGLGVGSVSVQILLPYAAALADPQRQGVVVGRVMAGILTGIMLSRPVSVLIAGALGWRSVFGLAAVVCVLAAVSIWRRMPPRKPDSTTSYAGIIRSLFSAATNNRLLQRRAAYQFLMFYSYTLFWTALPLLLFGAAYGMNHLQVSLVALAGASGAAMSPVAGKIADRGLIIPGTTIALAVGFWPGSSWHSAHPAAQSVSSS